The Tamandua tetradactyla isolate mTamTet1 chromosome 6, mTamTet1.pri, whole genome shotgun sequence genome contains the following window.
GTTCTTGTGGCTTGCAGATTGGCACAACAGCGAGGGGACAGTGAGGAAAGAAGTCCAAGTGGGACAAATGCAGAAACGATTTCACACAAATGCAGTGACGATTTCAGGTAAAAACAGTATCCATGTGTTTTTATCTTCTGTGCACCTTTGACCAGTAGAAGTCAATGGTTACCGCATTTCCACTGAATTTTCCCTAAGTCAGACCACCAAGTTCATTTATCCCCTAGGAACTTCATCCTAATTTCCTCATTGGCTTGTTCATTCAAGGCTGGGACGGATCCAAACACTGGTAGTTTCCGTGGTGATTAGCCTTAGAGAATTATTCTGAATTTCTTGCTTGGAACCCCAGTAAAATATTCAATGTCATATTTCtaccaagaaatttaaaatgtaatacttAAAaccctcttatttttcttttaaatactctGATGGCTCCTGTGCTACACACTAGATTGTAACCTCCAGGACAGCAAGGATTGTTGTCTCTTTTGTTCGTTGATGTCTCCCTACTTAGTACCTTGAGTTGTTCCTGGCATAGAGTAggcatttaatacatttttatgaaatgaatgaatgaatgagtcactGAATCTAACACTTGGTGCAATAAGGTGTATTCAGAAATAATGTGTTCACAACATGGATAATGGATGAATTTAGGGAATTtcaggggatatatatatatatatggaatttcagggattttatatatatatatatatatatatatttaaagtcatCACCTTTTAGAGATATGTACTGACAGATTTATGAATGAAATTATATGATACCAGGAActtgcttcaaaataatttggGAACCATACCtacactttgagaccaaaggaagaaagttttattttgaccagaacctaaattttctatagcacataatctaattcaggctgtctgtatagctcatttgaacaattgaaacacagggagcccagaataagaatgagggcctttaatcctgtatagcttaatgtaatgtctggatatatcctagaatatattaaacagataatcaaaaagtattggcaaagtcccttgagggatgggagaaaaaataatggaactatttaactttgccatcagggaatcccctgttactgtattaaacattagggacaccaaaatcaataggccaagcccttgatctggaagcctactcttgtgaagcttatgtaggtagcggagaagcttagcctatctatagatatgcctaagagtcacttctggaggacctcttttgttgctcacatatgGCTTTATTCTCTCTAAGCcgaacactgcaagtgaaatcattgccctcccccctacatgggacttgacatcTAAGGATGAAAGTCCCTctgatggcatgggagatgagtcccagggatgagtctggcccttgcaccgtgggatcaacaacaaTTCCAtcgtgaccaaaaggggaaaaagaagtgtaataaagtatcaatggctggaagagttcaaatagagtcaagaggcaacTCTGAAGATTGtgtttatgcaagcttcagttagacattgcttcctatcgtaacttgccaaaccccaaccaaacccatTCCAGCCAATTATAGAGAACACCtaggcaatatgtaagattctataaaggttccatctactagtgtaactttccagaaacctacaacctccagatgggtccctggaccagataagtcctctCAGCtatagggcccagcctctccagatcattAACTAGTCCCATctcctactccatattattgacatccccttccaatatgaaaaagttagaatggccagagCCCAAATCAcccaaagagagggatagagagatcaaaggtgatggtggagttatacagagaagttaggttttaacaaatgattgtgattgctgaattaacaaatgattatgatagatattttttttagtctccaatatcttagagcagctagaagtaaaaacctaaaattgtggaattgtaacccataccaaactctgaaatctgttctacaactaattgtgctgtgctttgaaatttattgctttttctgtatatgtattatttttcacaaaaaagaaaaaaagttgattgtgatgataaaaaaatatttattccttctagccttctatattctggagtaactagaaggaaaactgtGAGAgggtggtatggtagcccatgacaaactttgggatctgacctgtaattacttgttgaagagtgctttgaaaactattggtttcttctttcttttctttgtatatatgttatattatacaatttaaaaagttaaaaaaaaaacaatagtgtgGGAGTCAGTGGGGAATGGGAGGTAGTCAGCATGGGGATACAGATGAAACAGGGTTGTCCATGAACTAATAATTGTTGAAACTGGATGGTGGGTATGTGGGGGCATTGTTCAATTCTGAGTGAAGGGTGCATGCAGGCTTATAtcattctctctacttttgtatatgtttgaaattttctatcataaaaatgaaaacaaagatctAGAAAAATAGTGAGTTCATATTCTCTGTTCGGTTATAGAAAAACTTTTCTACCTTCATATTGAAGGTTTAATCTGTTTTATATTCTAATCTTAATCAAaccataattttgatttttagttCAGAAGTGAAAACTAAGCTGATATGTTCATCCATGGGTATAGTAGATAGAGGATTGAGGAAAGAGGGGAAGGAATGAAATAGTGATCTAGGAGAGAAAAAGAGTGAATGGATCAGGAAATGTAGTGATAGCTGAGCAACTGAAAGGGACTGCTTGAGGTTACTGATCACaacttaaaatgagaataaacaacATGGATGTATGTTTTTGTCTAGCCACATTCACTTACATAGGTCCAGGTACAGAGTAGGTGGAGAGCTGTATTAACCAGGGTCGAAGTTTTGCTAAACAAGTATAGTGAGGTGGAAAACAACAAAGAAGTTGAGTGAGACTGCATGCAAGGGTGTGATTAATGACTGACTATGAAATCTAAGCTGTGTAAAGAAGACTGGAAATGAGAAGATGAGAGGCTTCAGGGTCTATGAAAAAGAGTTAGGATCAGTGGATGGGGAGCCCAGTGGCGTCAGAATACTAGAGAGAATAAGCTAGAAAGAtaggaatattttaaactgtttgaTGAAGTGAATCGTAATAATGATATACATCTCTAGAAGCCTCACCAACTAGAGTCATATAGACAGCTTTCTTAAGTCCTTAAAGAGACCCTGGTTTTCAGTAACATTCTCTCTGACTTATGGGATGTGAGTGCAAGTAGTCCACTGATAGGAAATGTGTGTCTTTCATTTGTCAAGCCTCTTCTTGGTAGACACTAATCTTCTATCTGAAGTGGAGCCAGAGCTGCACAGTTTCATTGCTAAGCGTCTTTCCAAGGGAGCAGTTTTTGAAGGGCTGGGTAATGTTGCATCTGTGGAGCTGAGGTAAGTGTAAAATGTGCTATGTCTTGAGTTTTTATTACTGAGCAAAATATGAGAAGTGATGAGAAACTCCAAAAGGTCAGCTCCTGCTAGACCTACAAAATTCATCTTTGTCTCTAGTTTCCTGAGCTCTAGGCCTCACACAAACATCTGTTAAATGAAATGCATTGAATGGCAAAGATTCCACCTCCTAAGTTTGTTTAGTTTTATACTTGAAGAAAAGAGTTATTACTAAAGCTAAATAAAGACAGAGCAAATactcttatttccattttcaaatgaggaaataaacTCAGTGAAGTTTAGTAGAATGCCCAAGTTCACAAGGCTGGTCACATCAGTAAAGTTCAGGTTTGGACATGGGCATCCTCAGTCCTTTTCCTTTATAATCTTTCCATTATAATTGTATTTCATTTCAGACTGTGAAGTTGGCAGGTAAGTCCCCCCAGGAGTATTAGGCCGTGGCCCAAGGATAAGACCCTGGGATAAGCATGTCACATCTGCCCAGAGCTTCAGTGATTTGTCAagatttgggggaggggagaacaTGCTTATTTAATCTCTGCTGTTATAAGCAAACCAAAGGAGATGTCTGGAAAGATCTGAGTGGGTAATCTAACATCTTGCCAGATCAAGATGAACCTCGGTTCAAAGTAGTCCACAAAATTAGGTGCATGAGTAaccaaaataatacatttatctttttctttcatttctagtcTTCCAGGTTACCACGTTGGTTGTTATTACTGCCTTTTCCAGCAAGAAAAACTGCTTCCTCAAACAGCAACAATGGACTCTGAACATAACCCCTCAGAgtatgtgatttgttttttaggCGGATCTGAAAAAGGACTTGAGCTATATCCTTTCATTAGTCTTTTGAGAATCAGGAAGGAAAACATGGGAAAGCAAGTAGAGGAATACTATTACCAACCCTCAAAAAGCTTTTCCACCCACTTATGTATTTACTTGAATTTTATACCTTCACACTACCATTTTGTCTTGACTATTTTGTGTTATTTGAGACATTTTGTATTTCCTATTGAGAGAGAAAACACTGTCTTGATTCATCCTTTGTTGCTTCCTTAAGAACATACTTTCAGGCTTGAATTGGACAAGTACATTCAAGGGCTGAAAAATAGCATGAACTGCGAGGTAAGATGATTAGCATACTGTGACTGCTCTACTTGTTAAATCATACAGGTGGGACACAAAGACACCTAAATTCTAAAAACTTTCTAATTTGCGGGCAAGTAGAAAGGGAAGCAGGGAACATGGTCTTATATATGCTGAAAGTTTCTCAAGACTGGTTTTGATGTAATATATTCATGAAAAATTCAATCCATTAAATTCGATGGTGTCTAATAGCATGCCAGATAAGGAAGAAGATAAACTTCTCTTGGTTCCTAAGCACATAAGATTTGTGTTTTGGTCAGAACTTGTGGTCCACAGTTTCTGGCACCACAAACATTCTATGCAATGGTTTGGCTGTCCTTGAACTCAACATTAACAATTTTTAGAAACATTTCATAGATTGATCTTTTATGAATTAGGTATATCCTTATCGATTAATTTATCCAAACCTTTTAAAAGCTGTACATTCACCATGTGGCAGTTCTTAAAGTCATGACTTTCATAAATTTGCTACCCATTACATGTGGTATTAGTTCCTTTTTTTGTGGTGTACTTCCAAGATCTTTCAGGAGAAGAGGATGGGTTAGTCTAGGAGTAAGTTAGGGATACAAGTCTGGGGGAACTGCTCTCCCAGATTGGAGTTATTCCTGCGTGATGCTAGCCCTAGCCCCCAGAGAGGAACATGGCCAGATGTGCTTATGAAGCAGCATGACTGACAACTGGAACAGGCTTGAGTGCTTTGGTGAGTTAACTTGTACCTTTTCCTTTGTGCATTTTTGAGTCTGAGTGAACTCTCTGCTGTCTACATTCCTTCATTCATCCAGCTGACACCCAATAAGCTTATACTGTGATATTTCAGACAGGAGAGACAGGATCATTGAGAGAATATCTCCAAAGAGTGCACAGATTAGTGGGGGAGACAGGTATATAAGTGCCCAGCTTCTGTCAGTAAAGAGATAGCATGGAACCTAATTAATTCAGGTAATATGATGCATTTCTTAACATGTTTTTTGAGAAATTCAGTACAGAATTAATCTCCACTTTGCCCTGCAACCCCAGGAAAACTATAATATCACAATTCCTTTTTTTGAGATGGTGGTATTAGCTTAAGAAAAGCAGGTGTCCTCgtccctctttctttttactaTCAAGAATATCATGGAgcggcgggccatggtggctcagtaggtagagttctcgcctgccatgccagagacccgggttcgattcccagtgcctgcccatgcaaaaataaataaataaataaaaaagtgaaaaaaaaaatcatggagaaaatgTTAAGTCAACTAAGGTGAAGGATTATGTTAAATCAAATTAAATTCTATCCTGATCTAGGAAAGGGGCCTCGAGAACCACATCCAATCCTACCTGAGCAGCTGGTTTGAGGACGTTGTCTGCCCAATCCAAAGGGttgttcttctctttcagaaGAAGCTTACCTTTCTGCTGCATGCTGTAAGTATGGCTTGaaccaaaatatttctttaattgaTTGTGAATCACTTCAGCAGAGTTGGATCATTTAGAGACATCATTCtatttttctctgaatatttttccctacccccacccctgaaTATTCATTCTAACTATGCTTGCTCTCAAGATAGACTGCACATTATTTACTCAGATCTAGAATGTTACATTACTAAAGTAGAATTTCAAATGCTGGTAGTTCCCccaatgtgataaaatattttaaaatgatctgGGAGCAGGGTGTTTTCCAAAACAGTTTGAGAAGGAAAACAATAATCCAAAGTAATTTTAACTGTACAAAATAGTCcagataaaaaatggaaaaagcttGAGTAAATGACAGCATTTTTCATCTAAATATGTAGTTGGTAGATGCAACTGAGATTAGATGGCCCCATAAAACCAAAGTGGTAAAACTAAACCTCAGACCACTAGTGAGGGGTGGCTGAATAAGGCTCTGGAGAGCTCGTGCGCAGTGCCCATCCAGTGTTGTCTGGTGTGGTGGTTATTTGGGAAAGAGATGTTTAGTTACAAATAGCTGTTCAATAAGGAAATGAGAAACATGTATTAAtgaggcatttttctctcttaggCTCTGAGTTATACTCCTGTTGAGATTAAAGACTCagatgaaaaaacaaagagagacaTTAACAGGTAAATAACATGGTTTCTGCTAGAAGGAACCTTTTACACAGAGAACCTGACTTTTTCTAAAACCCCCTAGAGCAGAATGGATTTGCTTTTCCCCTTTTATCCTTTAAGATTGTTTGTGGAAACAAATTTATTTGTGTGGCAGGTTTCTGAGTGTGGCCAGCCTTCAAGGACTTATTCACGAAGGCACTATGACATCTTTGTGTATGGCCATGACAGAGGAGCAGAATAAATCTGTGATCATTGATTGCAGTGGCTCCCAGCCTCAGTTCTACAATGCAGGTGAGCTGCAATCTCTAAAGTGGAATTATTGGTTCACTTGTGAGTCTCCGCTTTTGCATTGAGAGCAAATGATAGCTATTCTTCCTGCCCAGTCTTATGTTTGTCCCAAACTTGCTGAAAACAATAGCAGTAAAACTATGGAAATAACATTTTACTGAGCAGTTCCATTCTTAGGTATACAAACTCTTGTTTATGTACTCAGAGAGACATACAAAAATGTCTATAAAGGCAATGTTTGATATAGCAGAAGATTGGTAGGAActtctaaatgtccatcaacaagaaAATTGATAAACTGCTATAGTCATACCATGGACTACTATATAGCAGTGAAAATGTATGAATGGAACTGCATGTATCAGTATAGCTCACAAAGGTACTATTTGGTGAAACAAGCTCTtagagaaaaatacataaaattttaacaTGGAGTATAATATTACCAGAGTGTTTAGAGATATAAAAATTTGTGGTAGCTTttctgtatgttatatttcacaataagaaatgtttttttaaatgtggttaaaaaaatataggaaaatatatgGGAATGATAATCTTTTCTGataggaaaggaggaggaggagattgGGGAGGGGTACCTGGGGGTTTCAACTACAtggatagtatttttattttttatttttgaccattataaaaatcttaaatagggtgggccgtggtggctcaacaggcacagttctcgcctgccatgccagagacctgggttcgattcctggtgcctgcctgcccatgttaaaaaaaaaaaaaagatcttaaataactcttaaatttttataagaaagaaaaatgtcttgTGCTTTGTAAAGttccacttttatttatttaatttttccaaaataattttgcaGGAAGCAACCGGTTTTGTGAGGATTGGATGCAGGCTTTTTTAAATGGTGCTGAAGGGGGCAACCCTTTTCTTTtccgacaagtgctggagaactTTAAATTAAAGGTAATTAATAGACTATGTGTCAAGTTCAACAGATAGTTTTTACctgaattttatccttttttttgtatgcttatggcgggggtcacatgtcattctttttccatgtaagtgtcctgtattgcaggaccatttgttgaattttttgtttgtttttcttggtttctttgttagttggaaagtgcatgggccgggaatcgagcctgggtctgctgcatggcaggcgagaattctaccattgaactaccctcgcacccccttaCCTGAATTTTAATTAGTTCCAGTGACAGAGCAACAAATCTGCTTTGTAGCTACCATGTCTATTAAATAGGACATTTTCAGAACTGGAATCCTCAGaaggcattttttaatttatattttttagtggcttctccatttatataaattaatttccTATTAATTGGTTGGATTGCTTAAAATTAAGTGACATAAGTCTTACAATTTATGAAGTTATCTTAGTTGTAAAACACAAGTGGTTCAGAGCTAAGGATTCAAAATACTGGTGGAGGGGAGTCACCTTATttaggagattttaaaaatagatttttacatTATATAAGAGCTTTAGTTCTACCAAGGGCAAAGCATTTTAGCAATAAAAGTtatggaaatatataaaataaaaagcaaacatctCAGGAACATACGTTGAGTTCTCAGATGGATAGGGGATATTTTTCAAGTATCATTATCTCACTAAACACATTTAACTGGATAATCTTCTTCTAGGCCATACAAGACACAAATAATTTGAAGCGGTTTATTCGACATGCAGAAATGAATCATTATGCTTTGTTTAAATGTTACATGTTCCTAAAGAACTGTGGTAGTGGAGATATCCTTCTGAAAATAGTTAAAGTGGAACACGAAGAAATGCCTGAAGCCAAAAATGTGGTAGCCGTCCTTGAAGAATTCATGAAAGAAGCTCTTGCATAAAGTTTTTGATCATGTGTTTTgagatagttttttctttttgaatcgTGAAGTTGTATATTTAGTCCTTGGTGTTCAAAATTGTAGTTGTTACAGTAATAATTCATAGGATTGCTATGTAAGATTATTTGAAACTCATTccagattcttttcttttttaacttttgaaatttAACTTAATTAAACATAAAAATCTGAGGAATGTCTTCACTGAGTCCTAGATAGATAGGTGTGTTAAAGTTGTGGAATTTTAGTATATCTTTGGTCCCATAAATTATAGGCTTCTAAGGGTTTTTGTTTAAGAGATGATTTTGTGGCTTATCTCGGGAGTTGGCTGAAGTATTTAgtaaattttcctttcagaaaaaTTATAATACTTCTTTCTCAGTGGATTGGAGTATATAATGttaaggggtgcatgggtagttcagtggtataattatcacctgccatgcgggagacccaggttcaattcccagccaaagcaccaaaatatatatatatatatatatatatatatatatacatacacacttaGACTTAGAAGAGATTAACACCATTAAACCATTCCAAAGACAGATATATGCACCCTGTGGGTGcttggcacattttttttttgtcttattgatAATGGCAGTGATGATGAAGCCAGCTTTTAAGTCAATATGCAAATAAATCATGTGTGTAAGCaattaaattagtttttaaaatagatgCACTAGTTCCAAGATAAAACATTATCTCTGATGGAGAGCTATTGCAGAAGGGGCCCCATCACCACTTCTCTTCATTCTTGGTGTTCACAGATCTTTGCCAAGagcctgtattttcttctagatgaaAATGCTGGATTCATAAAcagtgttaagaaaaaaaaacaaagtacataaattttttttacaagCAAACTGTACAATAAGGAATGCATACAGATTCTTCATATCAGAATTATTCattgattttagttttttgtacatttgttacaagcCTCACATTGTTTTACTTTGAATCAATTAAAGTACCCTCAGCTAGCCATTTATAATTCCCATGGAAGCCAGTTGGAGCTACTTGCATATGATTGCAATTTGTTCTGCGTAGTCCTTAATAAATCCATTTATAATGATTTTTGTTTAGAAGATCAGAAGTCTTGTGTTCTTATTACCCTCAGTATGCTCAGATGGGACACAAGCCCCCAAATCCAAGGAATCCTCTCTTAATCTTTAGATCCGAAGATCTAAATTCACATTGTGCTGAGTTTTAACTATGATCCCCTTTCAAAATGACTAACAATGGCCTTCTGCTCTAGAGACAAGACTCACTgaaccatttcttttctttaatgggAAATACAATTCTGGATATTCATAAAGGCTTTcatatgtttttaaactttaatgCCTTAGATGTAATCGGtgtagaaaaaaaatctaagtagcatttttaaaaaaaataacattaaattcAGAATGAGTATAGAAAATCAGCATTTTTATTCTATCCTTGAATCTTTCTATTGTACTGTTTGCCACTTGCAAATTTTTAATAAGCAGCATTAAGACATCACAATTTTTAATCtggaaaacattatttttcattttcaaattaacATGTCATTCAGGAGTACGTGTTTTAAATGGTATTCAAAAGCAATGTTTCACATCATTTATGGATATACGCAAGGTATAATGATATATTCtctatatgtgtgtttatatatattttataatttaggcTCTCAATATATTATACAGTTGTACACAATACAGTCTTATTTTTAAAGTCTGTCACAAACTATTTCATTACAGTTTTAGAAAAGATTAGTTCAGGCCTGGAATAAATTTATGTTCAATATGTTATTTATGTGCCAAACATACAGAAGAAATGTATCCTTGTTATGTATCAAAAATATCTCAGTTTATCTGTAGTTatatttgtaataataataataatagaaataataataaataacttcTCAACAAGGGAGTTACTTTTGTTTAATGAGCTAAATTCTCAAGCCTGACATTTTATTAATTCCCAACAAGATTATGAGGAAAATTATACTTGCTATGCTAAAGCATTTgctgaagaaaattaaattacctGCTGGGATATACCTTTCTGCATCTTACAGAAGGCATCAGGCAGGGTATAAGAGCAATTTCTTTCACAATGTTTTATTCATCGTCTACTAAAGTCACACCATAGAATTCAATAAGCCAAGTCACTTCCTTTCACTCCCATTCATTATTAACCATGACAGAATGCCACTCCTTCACCAGAGGATCACATACCAAATGCCAGGAAAGCCTAGAGGCTTCTAAGAAATAGGATTCAGTTACTAGGACCACGTTTTTCTAATCCTGTGTCCTCTCAGTTAATGGCAACCCCACTGGCTTGAATGAAATCTTTCCACTAAGATCTAAGAGATTTAAGAGACAGCTAAACTTCTTAAATGTGCCTCACAGACTTTAAACCATATGGACAGATCGCTGAGGTGGCATAAATGCTGATATTCTGAAAtcagtgggtgtgtgtgtgtggcagtaATAGTAAATTGATAGCTGTAGTTTTTCTCGTAAACTACTTCTAGGAGGGCTCACAAAGTGGAGGCCCTATTAAGTGAACATGGAGTGAATGTTCCAAGGGTCACTACTGTGACTGGCTGACCCCAGGGCTAATTAAGGAGAGAGGATCTTTAAACAAACAACCTAAAGCTTCCACATGTTCAATGCTTTGAAGTCTCATACAAGGACCAGCTATGCCGTGTCCTTTCAGCCAGTGACTAAACTTTTCTAAGCCTTCCCTTGTGTAAATATGGGAATGTTTATACTCATTTCATACCAGGATGTTGTACAATTCAACAGGAATAATATGTTGAAAGTGCATAACCCAGTATCTAGcaaatagtaggtgctcaataaaatggtcttcatttctaattACTTTATTATTAGTAAACATCTTAAGTTCTTGGGAGAAATACTCTGGTAGAAGGGAGGAACCAGAAAAGTGAAAAGGGAAGGGACAGGAGACCAAATGCAAAGCTAACTAAATAGCTGTTGGCTCTCCAGGGAGCTTGCCTTTACATGCCTCAGAGGTTGAATCTAAAATTGATCCACAGGAACATGGTTGCTCAAAAAGggccccattttttttcttcctaaggaAGCAAGTGCTCCATGCTCCAAAGAGAAGTAGGTTCTTTGACCTGTAGCCTGAAATGCACTCTAAAGGCTGTTCTGAGATGGTTTCTGAGGcacttggaaatatttttaaataatacacaGAAAACTGAGGGGGAAAGAACATTATGGAAAACAACTCcctacccgcccccccccccattgaaTTTAACAAGGTAGTAttaatctgcaagtgaaatttaACAGTAATTAGTGGCAGATCTACATAGTGCCACTGATTAGAGAAATTGGTGGAAACAATTTGCCTTATCATGCTCAACTTTCCCACTGATTCCACTTTCTGCCCTGAGAACATTCCTGTCCCTTCCTCGTGGTGAGGGTGATGACAGCCCCTAGACAGAGCTACAGGCTGCACTGTTGGGGTGAAGAAGGAAGATGGAAGTACCAGGATATTTCAAAGACTATCTGTCCAATAATAATAGTCACAATATTAATCTCTCATGGGGTAgagtgagagagaggagaggaaaggtgGGATAGCCACCAGAAGAATTGACACAAGGGTTTTTAACCTGAAGCCATGGATGAGTGTCCTTATCCACAACCCCTCCAAACTGTATGCAAAATTATCTATATATGTGCATTTTTATGGGAAGAGAGCTTTCATCAACCACTCAAGAGTCCAGTGGTTACAAAAGGTTAAGGACCATCGAGCTAGAAAGGACTGGTGAGCTATGCCCCAGTGCTATGCCTCACCTGTGTTTTATAAATCAGAGCTCCACCACCACTGTTGTTGACCCTCTC
Protein-coding sequences here:
- the C6H17orf75 gene encoding protein Njmu-R1 produces the protein MLPSFQESLDGDEKELESSEEGGSNEERRVEPSPSSHYCLYSYRGSRLAQQRGDSEERSPSGTNAETISHKCSDDFSLFLVDTNLLSEVEPELHSFIAKRLSKGAVFEGLGNVASVELSLPGYHVGCYYCLFQQEKLLPQTATMDSEHNPSEYVICFLGGSEKGLELFRLELDKYIQGLKNSMNCEERGLENHIQSYLSSWFEDVVCPIQRVVLLFQKKLTFLLHAALSYTPVEIKDSDEKTKRDINRFLSVASLQGLIHEGTMTSLCMAMTEEQNKSVIIDCSGSQPQFYNAGSNRFCEDWMQAFLNGAEGGNPFLFRQVLENFKLKAIQDTNNLKRFIRHAEMNHYALFKCYMFLKNCGSGDILLKIVKVEHEEMPEAKNVVAVLEEFMKEALA